Within Streptomyces roseirectus, the genomic segment GACGTTTGGCGTCCATGGCACCCACTGAAATCCTCCAGCTTCGTCGGCCTGATCCGGCCTCACAGAATGCCGCAGGGATTTCGGGGCCGAAAGCGGTCGGTGCCGGTTTGGCCGGATCACGGGGGTGATCGGCCTGTCTTGGCTGGCAGTATCGGACGGGTTGATCGGCGTGTGTCACGGAGGGGGAATGTGATGTCTTCTCGGGCCGTCGCCGTGGTCACCGGGGCGGGATCGGGCCTCGGATCCGCGATCGCCGTCCGGCTGGCCGAGACCCATGACCTGGTGCTGTCCCATCTGACCTCGGACGCCGGGCTCGCCGAAACCGCCGGCCGGGTGTCGGCGGCCGGCGCGGACGTCGTCGCCACCGTGGCCGGGGACCTCACGCGCGAGGAGACCGTGGACCGTCTCGGCCGGGCCATGGACTCCTGCGGGCCGCGCCTGGACGTCCTGGTCTGCAACGCCGGGGCGTACACGTACACCCCCTGGCAGGAGACCACGTGGGACGACGTGCGCGCGGCCGTGGACGTCAATCTGCTGGCGCACATCGCCTGCGTCCGGGCCGCCACGCCCCATCTGGTGGCGCGCGCGTCCGGCCGGATCGTGGCCGTTTCCACGGTGCTCACGCGGATCGGGCGCGTGGAACTCGCCCCGTACATCGCGGCGAAAGGAGGATTGGAGGCATTCGTGCGCGCGCTGGCCCGGGAACTCGGTCCGCACGGCATTACAGTGAATTCCGTCCGCCCGGGCTCTATCGAACTGAGTTCCGAGCAGCGGTCCCATCCGGATTATCTTTCCTGGAGGCAGCGGGAATTCACCCGGCAATGCATCAAACGCCATGGGCGCCCC encodes:
- a CDS encoding SDR family NAD(P)-dependent oxidoreductase, which codes for MVTGAGSGLGSAIAVRLAETHDLVLSHLTSDAGLAETAGRVSAAGADVVATVAGDLTREETVDRLGRAMDSCGPRLDVLVCNAGAYTYTPWQETTWDDVRAAVDVNLLAHIACVRAATPHLVARASGRIVAVSTVLTRIGRVELAPYIAAKGGLEAFVRALARELGPHGITVNSVRPGSIELSSEQRSHPDYLSWRQREFTRQCIKRHGRPEDVAAAVAFLTSPGAGFITGQSLTVDGGWDLH